From Microbacterium sp. LWH7-1.2:
GGCCGACCGCCACGAAGTCCGACTACGTCACACCCTGGCAGCCGCCGTTCGACGCCGAGCGCCGCGACGCGTTCGTCGGCCGCATCCGCACCGCGGTCGCGGTCATGCGCGGGGTGAGCTTCACCGCGCCGTACGAGGAGCACTGCCGCGACGAGCATTCCTACGGGCTCTGCCGGATCCACACCGTGGGCGCGGTGAGCGCCTCGTGACCATCGCGCAGCCCGTGGAAACGCAGGCCGTGTCCCCGGCGCCGATCCTGTCGGCGCGCGTGATCGCCTGCGCACTCGGGCAGTTCCCGCCGACGGACGAGCAGGTCGCCGTCATCGAGGCGCCCTTGGCGCCCGCCCTTGTCGTCGCCGGCGCCGGCAGCGGCAAGACCGAGACGATGGCGGCCCGAGTCGTATGGCTGGTCGCGAACGGCATCGTCCGTCGCGACGAGGTGCTCGGCCTCACCTTCACGCGCAAGGCCGCCGGCGAGCTTGCGGAGCGCATCCAGAAGCGCCTCGCGCGCCTCGCCGAGTTCGAGCGCCGCGGCCTGCTGCCGTCGCTGCCCGCGCTCGCGGAGGAGGGACGGCTCGACGTGTTCGGCGAGCTCGAAAGATCCGGCGCCGACGGGGCGCGCGCGGCGGCCGAGCGCCACCGCCTGCTCGACGCGCTGGCGCACGGGGTCGACGCCCTCGCTGCGGATTCCGTCGACGACGCGCTCCTTCACCGGCCGAGCGTCGCGACCTACAACAGCTTCGCCGACCAGATCGTGCGCGAGCACGCCCTCCGGATCGGACGGGATGCGGAGGCCGCCGTCCTCTCGGAATCCGCGGCGTGGCTCCTCATGCGCCGCGTCGTGTTCGCCTCCGACGATCCCCGACTCGAACGACGGGGCGAGGCGGTGCGCACGATCGTCGACGCGGCGCTGCGGATCGCCCGCGACGGCGTCGACAACCTCGTCGACTTCGACGCGCTCGCCGCCTTCCCCGAGCGCTTCGGCGTCGTGCGCGAACTGCCGTCGACCAATCGGCGCACCACGGTATACGCCGACGTCGCCGATGCGGCCGACCGGGTCGACACGCTCGCGCTGCTGGCCGACCTCGCGCGCGAGTACGCCGCCGAGAAGGTCCGGCTCGGGGTCATCGACTTCTCCGACCAGGTCGCCGGCGCTCTTGAGGTGGTCGCCAGCCACCAGGCGGTCGCCGACGAACTGCGCGACCGCTACCGCGTCGTGCTGCTCGACGAATACCAGGACACCTCCGTCGTCCAGACCGACCTGCTGGCCGCCCTCTTCGCCGGCACCGGGGTGATGGCGGTCGGCGATCCGCACCAGGCGATCTACGGCTGGCGCGGTGCCAGCGCGGGCAACCTCGGCGGGTTCGCGGCGGCCTTCGCGCCCCGCGCGGCGTGCGCGCAGTACTCCCTCCTGACGAGCTGGCGCAACAGCGCCTCGGTGCTGACGGCTGCGAATGCCGTGCTCGCGCCGCTCGCCGCATCGGCTTCCGTCGCGGTCGGCGAGCTGCAGCCGCGTCCGGGGGCGCCCACCGGAGTGGTCGAGATCGCTTTCGACCCCGACCTCGACGCCGAGGCCGACCGTGTCGCAGAGTGGTTCGCGCGAGTGCGCGCCGAGCGCGCCGGCGCCGGTCGCACGACCACCGGGGCGATCCTCTTCCGCAGCAAGAAGCACATGGTGCGCTTCGGAGACGCTCTCGGGCGCCACGGCATCCCGCATCGCATCCTCGGGCTCGGCGGCCTGCTCTCGACGCCCGAGGTCGTGGACGTGGTGTGCGCGCTGCGGGTCATCAGCGACCCATCGGCGGGCTCCGCGCTCATCCGGCTGCTGTCGGGGCCGCGATGGGCGATCGGTCTGCCAGACCTGCGCGAGCTCGCGGCGCTGTCCCGCCGCCTCGCGCGTCATGACGCCGCCCTGCAGCCCCTCGCGCCCGAGGTCGTCGAGCGCATCCGGGGAAGCGCCGGCGACGACGACGGCTCGCTCGTCGACGCACTGGACTTCGTGTTGCGGCAGAAGCCCGACCACGGCTGGCTGGAGGGCTTCACGCCCGAGGCGCGCGGTCGGCTGCGGGACGCGGCATCCGTCTTCGCGGGACTCCGTCAGGCGAGCGGCATGCCGATCCCGGAGCTCGTGCGCCTGATCGAGCTGGAGCTGAGACTCGACATCGAGCTCGCCGCGAACGAGTCTCGGGGCCCAGCGCGCATCGCATCGGCGCAGCTGCGGGCCTTCGTCGACGAAGTGCACGCCTTCCTCGCCGCCGACGAGACGGGGTCGCTGTCGAGTCTGCTCGCGTGGCTCGAGCATGCCGAGCAGCTCGATGAGTTCGCGCCCCGCACCGAGCCGCCCGAGGACGACGTCGTGCAGCTCTTGACGATCCACGGGTCGAAGGGGCTCGAGTGGGACGCCGTCGCCGTCGTGCGCCTCGTCAAGGACGAGCTGCCGAGCGCGCCGCGCGACACGAAGGCCTGGCTCGGATTCGGCGTTCTGCCCTACGCGTTCCGCGGCGACTCCGCGTGGCTGCCCGCGCTCGGCTGGCAGTCCGCGACGACCCAGCAGGAGCTCAAGGAGGCGATCGAGACGTTCGTCGAGGCGAACCGCGCCCGGCAGCTCGAAGAGGACCGCCGCCTGGCGTACGTCGCGGTCACTCGTGCCCGCGACCACCTGCTGCTCACGGGCGCGACGTGGTCCGGCACCAAGCGCCCCCGTACGCGCAGCCCGTTCTTCGTCGAGATCGCCGAGGCGCTCGACGTGTCCCTGCCGGACGACGAGCCCGGCGACGATCCGTACCAGGGGGAGCGGCGCGTGCTGCAGTGGCCGATCGATCCGCTGGGCGCGCGTCGGGCGGCCGTCGCGGGCGCGGCGGCGACCGTCGAGGCGGCGCTCGGCGCGCCGCGGGCAGGGGTCGATCCTCAGGCGGCCCTGCTGCTGGCCGAGCGCGACGCGCGTCGTGCGCGTCCGGTGCACACCGCGCCGACCCGCATCGCCGCGTCCCGCTACAAGGAGTACGTCGCCGACCTCGAGGGCACCCTCGCGGGCATCGCTCGGCCGATGCCCGAGCGCCCCTTCCGGCAGACGCGCCTGGGCACGCTCTTCCACGCCTGGGTCGAGCAGCGCTCCGGCCGCGCGGGGCTCGGCGGCTCGCTCGACGACGCGCTCTGGGAGATCGACGAAGACGTTCCGGGCACCGAGGCATCGGTCGAAGATGCCGCGGCCCTCGCGGCGCTGCGCGAACGCTTCCTCGCGTCGGAGTGGGCGCCGCTGCAGCCGATCGAGGTCGAGACCGAGATCGACTTCACCACCATCGGGCCGGACGGCCTACCGCACATCGTGATCTGCAAGCTCGACGCCGTGTACCGGCGCGAGGACCGCGGCGGTCGCATCGAGATCGTCGACTGGAAGACCGGCGTCGCGCCGCGCACCGCTGCCGAGAAGGATGAACGGATGCTGCAGCTCGAGCTGTACCGACAGGCCTACCACTCGAAGCACGGTGTGCCGCTCGACGAGATCGATGTCGCCCTCTATTACGTGGCGGAGGACGTCATCCTGCGCGGCTGAGCCGCTCCCGTGCGGTCACGGAGGTCTTGTCGTCGCAGTTCCGTCTCAGTCGGCGAGCCAGCGGCGCAGTGCCGCCTCGGACGCGCGCTCCGCCTCGGCCGCGGCATCCTGCCCGCCCTCGTCATCGCGCTCGCTCGTGGCACCCGGCGCGACCGCGGCGGGAAGCGCGATGGGCGCGGTCGAAAGGTCGTCGTCCGGGTGCCGGCGGGGCAGCTGCACCGCCGAAGCGTCGAGGTCGACGGGTCGGAACGCGGCGAGATCCTCGGCCGAGATCTCCTGGGTGTCGAAGGACTCCGGCGCCGCGGCCACCGGTCCGGTGTCCTGCCGGGCGGCGTCATCCTCGGCGGCGACCCACTGCGCCAGCTCCTCCGGGTCGTACGCATCGGTCTGCATCGACGTGTCGATCGTCGGCGCGCCGGCGCCAGGCGTGCGCTCGAGGAGCGCGATGGCGTCATCGACGTCGAGTGCCGCGGCCGACACGATGTCGTCACCGGCCACGCCCCCCGCCAAGGATTCCAGCAGCTCGACGGCGTCACCGACGATGTCGTCGCGGTCGGTGTCGTGCCCGTGCACGAGCCACTTCGCGAACTCGAGTTCGGCATACAGCCTCGCGCGCTCGCGCGCCCGGGCGTCGGGGGCGCGTCCGCTGTCGGCGACGTAGGCGGCGTAGACGTCTTCGGCGGCATCGGGCGCGGACGCGAGCCATTGCAGGTCGGTCGCGGGGTCGCCGATCGACAGGCCGTGCCACTCGAGCAGTCCGGTCACGGTCGGGATGCCGTCGAGGTCCTCGAACAGGAAAGATGCGGCTCCGGCGCCGCCCAGCACGACGGCTGATTCGAACCGCCACAGCTCGTCGGCGTCGACCGCGCGGTGCCAGCGCTCCGCCAGGCTCACCGGCAGCCGGCGGGTCGCGACGGCGCGCTCGATCAGGCGCGTGACATCGGCACGCACCTGCTGCGGGGTGCGCGCGGGCAGCCCCTCGCCTTTGACGATCGAGTGCGGCAGCGAGTGAAGCGCGGCGAGAGCCGCGCCGAGCGAAGTGGCCGCGCCGCGCCCGGGCGGCAGGTGTGCGGCGTCGACGCGGTAGCCGGGGAGGAAGTCGACGACGACCACCCGTGTGTCGCCGAGACCGGCCTCGCCGAGCAGCTCTGGGGCCCGGAAGGGGAGGAGCCCTCGCACACCCGGGGTGAGTGCACGCAGCGCACGCACCTCCGCCGCGAGCTCCGGGGCGGACGACGGGTCGGCAGGGACCCGCACGACCACACGCCGCCCGTCGTCGAGATCGGCGACCGCCGCATCGTATCGACCGGCAGCGCCCTCGGTGAGGGCGCCGACTCCGACGACGCCGACCCGCGGGAGAGCCGACGTGACCGACGCGGCTAGAGTGAGGGGTGAGCGTGCCATGTGCCCAGGGTAGGTCGGTCGCGCTCGTCCGTCCCCGCGCCACGCCCGGCCCTGAACGACGAAGCGGAGCATGTTCGATGACGGCGCCCGACAGCACGAGCCTGAATCCGCTGGCGCATCCCGGACTCGATCGCGCGGCCGCTGAGAGGCCGATTCCCGATCTCCTCGACACGGCCAGGACGGATGCCGCGTCCCGCGTCCTGCTCGTCGTCGGGGACTCCGCGCCGCTGGCCGCATCCGATGCGCTGCTCTGGCTCGCGCCGTCGGACGTTCCCGGTGGAGCGGAATGGGCGTTCCTCGGACGTGACGACGACGGGTCTGCGCTGCTCGCCGCTGTGTTCGCGTCCCAGGACGAGGATCTGTTCGTCGCCCCGGCAGGCTGGGCGGGCCTGCGCACGGTGGGAGCCCTGCTCTCGGCCCGCGACGCCGGCGCATTCGTGGAGGCGCTGAGCCTCGGGCGCTGGCTGATCGACGCCCCGTTCTGCCCCGCGTGCGGCACGCTGACCGTCCTGGGGGATGCCGGCTGGTCGCGCCGCTGCCCGAA
This genomic window contains:
- a CDS encoding ATP-dependent DNA helicase is translated as MAQPVETQAVSPAPILSARVIACALGQFPPTDEQVAVIEAPLAPALVVAGAGSGKTETMAARVVWLVANGIVRRDEVLGLTFTRKAAGELAERIQKRLARLAEFERRGLLPSLPALAEEGRLDVFGELERSGADGARAAAERHRLLDALAHGVDALAADSVDDALLHRPSVATYNSFADQIVREHALRIGRDAEAAVLSESAAWLLMRRVVFASDDPRLERRGEAVRTIVDAALRIARDGVDNLVDFDALAAFPERFGVVRELPSTNRRTTVYADVADAADRVDTLALLADLAREYAAEKVRLGVIDFSDQVAGALEVVASHQAVADELRDRYRVVLLDEYQDTSVVQTDLLAALFAGTGVMAVGDPHQAIYGWRGASAGNLGGFAAAFAPRAACAQYSLLTSWRNSASVLTAANAVLAPLAASASVAVGELQPRPGAPTGVVEIAFDPDLDAEADRVAEWFARVRAERAGAGRTTTGAILFRSKKHMVRFGDALGRHGIPHRILGLGGLLSTPEVVDVVCALRVISDPSAGSALIRLLSGPRWAIGLPDLRELAALSRRLARHDAALQPLAPEVVERIRGSAGDDDGSLVDALDFVLRQKPDHGWLEGFTPEARGRLRDAASVFAGLRQASGMPIPELVRLIELELRLDIELAANESRGPARIASAQLRAFVDEVHAFLAADETGSLSSLLAWLEHAEQLDEFAPRTEPPEDDVVQLLTIHGSKGLEWDAVAVVRLVKDELPSAPRDTKAWLGFGVLPYAFRGDSAWLPALGWQSATTQQELKEAIETFVEANRARQLEEDRRLAYVAVTRARDHLLLTGATWSGTKRPRTRSPFFVEIAEALDVSLPDDEPGDDPYQGERRVLQWPIDPLGARRAAVAGAAATVEAALGAPRAGVDPQAALLLAERDARRARPVHTAPTRIAASRYKEYVADLEGTLAGIARPMPERPFRQTRLGTLFHAWVEQRSGRAGLGGSLDDALWEIDEDVPGTEASVEDAAALAALRERFLASEWAPLQPIEVETEIDFTTIGPDGLPHIVICKLDAVYRREDRGGRIEIVDWKTGVAPRTAAEKDERMLQLELYRQAYHSKHGVPLDEIDVALYYVAEDVILRG
- the nudC gene encoding NAD(+) diphosphatase, coding for MTAPDSTSLNPLAHPGLDRAAAERPIPDLLDTARTDAASRVLLVVGDSAPLAASDALLWLAPSDVPGGAEWAFLGRDDDGSALLAAVFASQDEDLFVAPAGWAGLRTVGALLSARDAGAFVEALSLGRWLIDAPFCPACGTLTVLGDAGWSRRCPNCGRQHFPRTDPAVIVAITSGEDPDLLLLGSNALWGADRFSCFAGFVEAGESLEAAVRREVAEESGVDVGTVTFRGSQAWPYPRSLMVGFLAESLDDTAARPDGEEIAAIRWFTRDEIGRALAGDGDVVLPGRASIAHRLIADWHAESA
- a CDS encoding phosphotransferase; protein product: MARSPLTLAASVTSALPRVGVVGVGALTEGAAGRYDAAVADLDDGRRVVVRVPADPSSAPELAAEVRALRALTPGVRGLLPFRAPELLGEAGLGDTRVVVVDFLPGYRVDAAHLPPGRGAATSLGAALAALHSLPHSIVKGEGLPARTPQQVRADVTRLIERAVATRRLPVSLAERWHRAVDADELWRFESAVVLGGAGAASFLFEDLDGIPTVTGLLEWHGLSIGDPATDLQWLASAPDAAEDVYAAYVADSGRAPDARARERARLYAELEFAKWLVHGHDTDRDDIVGDAVELLESLAGGVAGDDIVSAAALDVDDAIALLERTPGAGAPTIDTSMQTDAYDPEELAQWVAAEDDAARQDTGPVAAAPESFDTQEISAEDLAAFRPVDLDASAVQLPRRHPDDDLSTAPIALPAAVAPGATSERDDEGGQDAAAEAERASEAALRRWLAD